The Phragmites australis chromosome 15, lpPhrAust1.1, whole genome shotgun sequence genome window below encodes:
- the LOC133892423 gene encoding protein CHUP1, chloroplastic-like, with amino-acid sequence MESKKAENIKNLLLKIVIPLAFPLAGSFICDLITNRANSHSCTDSSGSSVRFDPSYGSTCDEEEGEMDSTRHASGKLARSESACSTEGRLLISEFARQASPAEEIMAAEATENPLDVAVNKKLQDDQRMVIDEIASLKHMVSALEERASSIDAQFHDYCDMKEQESAYQKMQIMCLGMKLELLESQNQRLEAAAAEIRVAAQEFAAMRGKLDRLQSKFEKISKRSKQDSDAVDERILALDAKQAQMARRCEEFEQRMEEMKQLTLQLHEQKGANNENVEVVVERSLRKLSSGRDLVDGLEALRDRWAAGMEEMIYLGWITAWLQHDLLLCDEGDDVGAMLDGSNYDDHDHDHVSVAQRRPPEEQKKGETMVAAVAPSNEVQLYKASSSSSSSTSSGPWRSVEVEPSCMGFGRPRLLRKLRGWTGGKGRGKRPFRVVGPCCQK; translated from the exons ATGGAAAGTAAGAAGGCAGAGAACATCAAGAATCTCCTTCTGAAGATTGTCATTCCATTGGCTTTTCCCCTGGCTGGTTCTTTCATCTGTGACCTCATAACAAATAGGGCAAATAGTCACAGTTGCACAGACTCATCTGGTAGTTCAGTCAGATTCGATCCATCATACGGTTCAACCTGCgacgaagaggaaggagaaatGGACTCTACTCGTCACGCATCAGGAAAGTTGGCGCGATCAGAGAGTGCCTGCAGCACTGAAGGTAGACTTCTGATCAGTGAATTTGCAAGGCAGGCTTCTCCTGCCGAAGAAATCATGGCGGCAGAGGCCACTGAGAATCCATTAGATGTTGCAGTCAACAAAAAACTCCAGGATGATCAGAGAATGGTCATCGACGAGATTGCGAGCCTGAAGCACATGGTGTCAGCCCTTGAGGAGCGAGCTTCCAGCATCGATGCGCAGTTTCATGACTACTGCGACATGAAGGAGCAGGAGTCGGCGTACCAGAAGATGCAGATCATGTGCTTGGGGATGAAGCTGGAGCTGCTGGAGTCTCAGAACCAGCGGCTGGAAGCAGCTGCTGCGGAAATCCGCGTTGCTGCTCAAGAGTTTGCAGCCATGCGAGGCAAGCTCGATAGGCTGCAGAGCAAGTTCGAGAAGATCTCGAAGAGAAGCAAACAAGATTCGGATGCCGTCGATGAGAGAATCCTGGCACTTGATGCCAAGCAAGCTCAGATGGCAAGAAGGTGCGAAGAGTTTGAGCAGCGCATGGAAGAGATGAAGCAGCTGACATTGCAGCTGCATGAGCAAAAGGGAGCAAACAATGAG AACGTGGAGGTCGTGGTTGAGAGAAGCTTGCGGAAGCTGTCGAGCGGAAGGGACCTGGTGGACGGGCTGGAGGCGCTCCGAGACCGGTGGGCCGCCGGCATGGAGGAGATGATCTACCTCGGCTGGATCACGGCCTGGCTGCAGCACGATCTCCTGCTCTGCGACGAGGGCGACGACGTCGGCGCGATGCTTGATGGAAGCAACTAcgacgaccacgaccacgaccacgtcAGCGTGGCACAGCGGCGCCCGCCGGAGGAGCAGAAGAAGGGGGAGACGATGGTGGCGGCGGTCGCGCCCAGCAACGAGGTGCAGCTCTACaaggcgtcgtcgtcgtcgtcgtcgagcaCGTCGTCGGGGCCGTGGCGCAGCGTGGAGGTGGAGCCGTCGTGCATGGGGTTCGGACGGCCGAGGTTGCTCCGGAAGCTGCGAGGGTGGACCGGAGGGAAAGGCAGGGGCAAGAGGCCGTTCAGGGTCGTGGGTCCATGTTGTCAGaaataa
- the LOC133892424 gene encoding peptidyl-prolyl cis-trans isomerase FKBP16-4, chloroplastic, with product MELSLLPSLSLSPRRALPLPRRAARRLAFACRCRADASTGGTRRWFTSLLAAAAAVGVGVAGGEAGAVSTSRRALRSAKIPESEFTTLPNGLKYYDIKVGSGAKAVKGSRVAVHYVAKWRGITFMTSRQGLGVGGGTPYGFDVGNSERGNVLKGLDLGVEGMKVGGQRLLIVPPELAYGKKGVQEIPPNATIELDVELLSIKQSPFGTPVKIVEG from the exons ATGGAgctctccctcctcccctccctctccctctccccacgGCGCGCCCTTCCCCTCCCCAggagggcggcgcggcggctggCCTTCGCCTGCCGCTGCCGCGCGGACGCATCCACCGGGGGAACACGGCGGTGGTTCAcctccctcctcgccgcggCCGCAG CGGTGGGAGTTGGCGTGGCCGGAGGGGAAGCCGGCGCGGTGTCCACCAGCAGGAGAGCG CTCAGGAGCGCCAAGATTCCGGAGAGCGAATTCACCACCCTGCCCAATGGCCTCAA GTACTACGACATCAAGGTAGGAAGTGGGGCTAAAGCTGTCAAGGGATCCCGTGTCGCG GTACATTATGTGGCCAAGTGGAGGGGCATCACATTCATGACAAGCAGGCAGGGTCTCGGTGTTGGTGGTGGAACG CCATATGGGTTTGATGTTGGCAATTCTGAGAGAGGCAATGTTTTAAAAGGACTGGATCTTGGGGTGGAGGGAATGAAAGTTGGAGGCCAG AGGTTGCTTATCGTTCCTCCTGAACTAGCGTATGGAAAGAAGGGCGTCCAAGAAATTCCTCCAAATGCAACTATTGAG CTGGATGTCGAGCTACTATCAATCAAACAGAGTCCATTCGG GACTCCTGTGAAAATCGTTGAAGGATAA